The Cucurbita pepo subsp. pepo cultivar mu-cu-16 chromosome LG08, ASM280686v2, whole genome shotgun sequence genome contains a region encoding:
- the LOC111800851 gene encoding binding partner of ACD11 1-like, which yields MSVRTVKVSNVSLGASERDIMEFFSFSGDIEYLEMQSESERSQIAYVTFKDVQGAETAVLLSGATIVDLSVNITLCPEYELPPEATAAPPAPGVKEPGTAESAFRKAEDVVSGMLAKGFILGKDAVNSAKAFDEKHQLSSTASAKVATFDKKIGFTEKISAGTSLVSDKVREVDQKFQVSEKTKSAFAVAEEKVSTAGSAIMKNRYILTGTSWVTGAFSKVAKAAGEVGQKTKEKVEESEEEQKKKMVEDFAQVHLSESPKGGAAAAAAASAPPEPQQRPKPEPAQGLIL from the exons ATGTCG GTTAGGACTGTTAAAGTCAGCAATGTCTCCTTGGGAGCATCTGAACGAGATATCATGgagtttttttccttttctggcGACATTGAATATCTGGAAATGCAGAG TGAAAGTGAACGGTCTCAAATTGCTTATGTGACATTTAAGGATGTACAAGGAGCTGAGACTGCTGTTCTTCTGTCT GGAGCAACTATAGTGGATCTTTCTGTCAACATCACTCTGTGTCCTGAATATGAGCTCCCTCCAGAAGCTACCGCGGCACCACCT GCCCCGGGAGTTAAAGAACCTGGTACTGCTGAATCCGCCTTTCGGAAAGCCGAGGATGTGGTTAGCGGCATGCTTGCCAAGGGCTTTATATTGGGTAAAGATGCAGTCAACTCCGCAAAGGCATTTGATGAGAAACATCAATTATCTTCCACGGCCTCAGCCAAAGTTGCTACATTTGATAAGAAAATTGGGTTCACTGAGAAAATTAGTGCTGGTACATCGTTGGTGAGCGACAAAGTTCGGGAAGTCGACCAGAAGTTTCAGGTTTCGGAGAAGACTAAATCAGCATTTGCAGTTGCAGAGGAAAAAGTTAGCACTGCTGGGTCTGCCATTATGAAAAACCGATACATATTGACCGGGACTAGCTGGGTTACTGGCGCTTTCAGTAAGGTAGCCAAGGCAGCTGGAGAGGTTGGtcagaaaacaaaagagaaagtcGAGGAGTCggaagaagaacagaaaaagaagatggTCGAAGATTTTGCTCAGGTTCATCTCTCGGAATCCCCTAAAGGaggagcagcagcagcagcagcagcatctGCACCCCCTGAGCCTCAACAACGTCCCAAGCCCGAACCCGCTCAAGGTCTGATTCTCTGA
- the LOC111800883 gene encoding dolichol-phosphate mannose synthase subunit 2: MELADKTVGFLLSLTSLSIFTYYTFWVIILPFVDSDHFIHNYFLPQEYAILIPVFAGVVLLCLLAIFVGIVMLKSKKKKA; this comes from the exons ATGGAGTTAGCAGACAAGACGGTTGGATTTTTGTTATCGCTAACTAGCTTGTCGATATTCACTTACTATACTTTCTGGGTCATTATCCTG CCATTTGTTGATAGTGATCACTTCATCCACAACTATTTCTTACCACAAGAATATGCCATCTTGATACCTGTATTTGCTGGTGTGGTTCTTCTGTGCTTATTAGCCATATTTGTAGGAATAGTGATGCTCaagtccaaaaagaagaaggcaTGA
- the LOC111800875 gene encoding probable calcium-binding protein CML18, which translates to MSDKQPIKLDDEQIAELREIFRSFDRNNDGSLTQLELGSLLRSLGLKPSPDQLESLIMKADTNSNGLVEFSEFVALVEPELVSAKCPYTEDQLRQLFRMFDRDGNGFITAAELAHSMAKLGHALTAEELTGMIREADTDGDGRINFQEFSQAITSAAFDNSWA; encoded by the coding sequence ATGAGCGATAAGCAACCGATTAAGTTAGACGACGAACAAATTGCTGAGCTGAGGGAAATCTTCCGATCGTTCGATCGGAATAACGACGGGAGTTTGACACAACTCGAACTCGGATCGCTCTTACGATCACTTGGTTTAAAGCCGAGTCCAGATCAGCTTGAGAGTTTGATAATGAAGGCCGATACGAACAGCAATGGATTAGTAGAATTTTCGGAGTTCGTAGCTTTGGTGGAGCCGGAGCTGGTATCGGCGAAGTGCCCTTACACAGAGGATCAATTGAGGCAGTTGTTTAGGATGTTTGATAGAGATGGGAATGGGTTTATCACTGCAGCCGAGTTGGCTCACTCCATGGCCAAACTCGGCCACGCCCTCACGGCGGAGGAGCTCACCGGAATGATCAGGGAAGCCGATACCGACGGCGATGGCAGAATCAATTTTCAGGAGTTCTCTCAGGCTATTACTTCTGCTGCATTTGATAATTCCTGGGCTTGA
- the LOC111800796 gene encoding lysine-specific demethylase JMJ706-like → MNCEATNKTAAVKKMMNRSGGDALRASAPCGVRLLGGNSETFSRSSGMSNERDVFSKRRVDKFEYDDLEWTEKIPECPVYSPSKKEFEDPLIYLQKIAPEASKYGICKIVSPLAASVPAGAVLMKEKPGFRFTTRVQPFRFAEWNTDDQVTFYMSGRNYTFRDYEKIANKIYARRYSSSGCLPASYLEKEFWREIASGKTESVEYACDVDGSAFSSSPTDELGTSKWNLKNLSRLPKSILRLLETPIPGVTDPMLYIGMLFSMFAWHVEDHYLYSINYHHCGASKTWYGIPGQAALLFENVVREHVYTSDILSTGGEDGAFDVLLGKTTLFPPNILLDHEVPVYKAVQQPGEYVITFPRAYHAGFSHGFNCGEAVNFAMGDWFPLGAVASQRYALLNRMPLIPHEELLCKEAMLLYTNSEFEDQHYASVELDSHYSVKTSFVRMIRFQHRARWALMKSRTCTGISPNCHGTILCSLCKRDCYISYINCSCSGHPVCLRHDIKSLNFSCGSNRTLFLCEDILEMESAAKKFEQECGTLDEIHGQTYNDEELYSYPMLNSFKRADVDGYTPYCKIEVQLNSEFTTAAASLCRLGENEGVSCSQPTLSCITENHRPEPSDPSLSCEASTLCSVVDYNESLSTTSHVQRNSSFEQSSEISVCALESSPNNCSSTSPGNIRALEITTVLEQESDDSDAEIFRVKRRPLKLDKKTGSDATSLKHFAGQDGRKRLKRLQTNGNSEQLTPRDCRGTDKSRCKFYPTHKDSASDAIGKSSKGTTPISAKYKRFIDEKLVNRQRVYELDNHRRERFQHEIMKKPKRLPPSMEIGSKRLKIRGPTFLGPDEPIV, encoded by the exons ATGAATTGTGAAGCTACCAACAAAACTGCAGCTGtcaagaaaatgatgaatagAAGTGGAGGTGATGCTTTAAGGGCTTCAGCTCCATGTGGTGTGAGATTACTTGGTGGCAATTCAGAAACTTTTTCTCGATCAAGTGGCATGTCAAATGAGAGGGATGTCTTTTCGAAAAGGAGAGTAGATAAGTTTGAATACGATGATTTAGAGTGGACCGAGAAGATTCCAGAATGCCCTGTATATTCTCCGTCAAAGAAGGAGTTTGAGGATCCTTTGATCTATTTGCAAAAGATAGCTCCAGAAGCCTCAAAATACG GCATATGCAAGATTGTCTCGCCACTGGCTGCTTCTGTTCCTGCCGGGGCTGTATTAATGAAGGAGAAACCAGGGTTCAGGTTTACAACGAGAGTACAACCTTTTCGCTTTGCTGAATGGAATACTGATGATCAGGTTACCTTCTACATGAGTGGCAG GAACTATACATTTCGCGATTATGAAAAAATTGCGAACAAGATATATGCTCGTAGATATAGTAGTTCTGGATGTCTACCTGCCTCATATTTGGAAAAGGAATTTTGGCGTGAAATTGCTAGTGGGAAGACAGAAAGTGTTGAATATGCTTGCGATGTTGATGGTAGTGCCTTTTcatcttctccaactgatgagCTTGGGACAAGTAAATGGAATTTAAag AATCTTTCACGGCTACCCAAGTCCATATTGCGCCTTCTGGAAACTCCAATACCG GGAGTCACGGACCCCATGCTTTATATTGGAATGCTGTTCAGTATGTTTGCTTGGCATGTGGAAGATCATTATCTATACAG TATTAATTATCATCATTGTGGGGCATCTAAAACTTGGTATGGCATTCCTGGTCAAGCAGCTTTGCTGTTTGAAAATGTGGTCAGGGAGCATGTATACACTAGCGATATCTTATCCACTGGTGGAGAGGATGGAGCATTTGATGTTCTTCTGGGGAAAACAACGTTGTTTCCACCAAATATTTTGTTGGATCATGAGGTGCCTGTATACAAAGCTGTCCAGCAACCTGGGGAGTATGTAATTACCTTCCCCAGAGCATATCATGCTGGATTTAGTCATG GCTTCAATTGTGGTGAAGCAGTAAACTTTGCAATGGGTGATTGGTTCCCTTTGGGAGCTGTTGCCAGCCAGCGGTATGCTCTTCTAAACAGGATGCCTCTAATTCCTCATGAAGAGCTTCTATGTAAAGAAGCAATGCTTCTCTACACAAATTCAGAATTTGAGGACCAACATTATGCGTCTGTAGAGTTAGACTCTCATTATTCTGTTAAGACTTCTTTTGTACGTATGATTCGCTTCCAGCATCGTGCTCGATGGGCTTTGATGAAATCGAGAACGTGCACTGGCATTTCACCAAATTGCCATGGAACCATCCTTTGCAGCTTATGCAAACGTGACTGctatatatcatatattaacTGCAGTTGTTCTGGACATCCAGTGTGTCTTCGTCATG ATATCAAATCTCTGAACTTCTCATGTGGTAGCAACCGTACACTCTTCTTGTGTGAGGATATTTTAGAAATGGAATCTGCAGCTAAAAAATTTGAGCAGGAATGTGGAACATTGGATGAGATTCATGGACAAACTTATAATGATGAAGAATTATATTCTTATCCTAtgttaaattcatttaaacgAGCTGATGTGGATGGATACACTCCTTATTGCAAGATAGAAGTGCAGTTGAATTCTGAATTTACTACTGCTGCTGCTTCTCTTTGTCGCTTGGGAGAAAATGAGGGTGTTTCCTGTAGCCAACCTACTCTAAGTTGTATCACCGAAAACCATAGACCTGAACCATCAGatccttctctctcttgtgAAGCATCAACTCTTTGTTCAGTTGTAGACTACAATGAATCATTGTCCACAACTAGCCAT GTACAAAGAAATTCAAGTTTTGAGCAGTCCTCAGAAATTTCTGTCTGTGCACTTGAATCATCGCCTAACAATTGCTCGAGTACATCTCCGGGCAACATACGTGCATTGGAGATCACCACAGTATTAGAACAAGAAAGTGATGATTCTGATGCAGAAATTTTTAGGGTTAAGCGTCGCCCTCTGAAGCTAGATAAAAAGACAGGGAGCGATGCCACATCTTTAAAGCATTTTGCTGGCCAG GATGGCCGCAAAAGATTGAAGAGACTCCAAACAAATGGGAATTCTGAGCAACTAACGCCAAGGGATTGTCGTGGAACTGACAAATCACGTTGTAAATTCTACCCTACGCATAAAGACTCTGCAAGTGATGCGATCGGTAAATCTAGCAAAGGGACCACACCCATCTCTGCGAAGTACAAGAGATTCATCGACGAGAAACTAGTAAATAGACAGCGCGTCTATGAACTCGACAATCACAGGAGGGAAAGGTTTCAGCATGAGATTATGAAAAAGCCCAAACGGCTACCTCCCTCTATGGAGATTGGGTCAAAGCGTCTCAAAATCAGAGGCCCAACATTCTTGGGGCCGGATGAACCAATAGTTTAA